A genomic region of Amphiura filiformis chromosome 6, Afil_fr2py, whole genome shotgun sequence contains the following coding sequences:
- the LOC140155704 gene encoding LOW QUALITY PROTEIN: uncharacterized protein (The sequence of the model RefSeq protein was modified relative to this genomic sequence to represent the inferred CDS: inserted 2 bases in 2 codons; deleted 2 bases in 1 codon): MTSHDNSHFGSQTSAFCSIKKLRIDNSNRINNNDVIIANPTHHHHHHSSSTLHHTVPLLPSTSTTRHDISAHSNRVNSRHTQNVIRASTIKLLDTYQKCGLKRKSEELDNHHPHHERHRIQERTIMHHASTSSRANASTSSRANASTSSRTNASTSRAHAHHHQKHIQVKSVKSSNKLNNNTSNASSSKKSSKSSSGEGDYQLVQHEVLCSLTNRYEVLEFLGRGTFGQVVKCWKRGTNEIVAIKILKNHPSYARQGQIEVGILARLSAENADEFNFVRAYECFQHKNHTCLVFELLEKNLYDFLKQSKFQPLPLKHIRPILQQVLVALLKLKTLGLIHADLKPENIMLLDPERQPFXVKVIDFGSASHVSKAVCSTYLQSRYYRAPEIILGLPFCEAIDMWSLGCVVAELFLGWPLYPGASEYDQIRYISQTQGLPAEHLLSDATKTSRFFRREVESNNYPLWRLKTPEEHESETKIKSKEARKYIFNCLDDIAGVNFPTDLEGSELLAEKADRREFVDLLKRMLTIDPDKRIVPVEALNHHFVTLSHLGEYAHCRNIKASVRSMEVCKRPAQIYENNGAAMPASFAGVMPPSAASNLNITFNNHLNAALQNQSASQSLARSQAPEFPFLQYHLQSGPYIPIPPPQIAQRVSQGSQQRPQATAQYPRSDPFQQSIQMYPLRVDNSVAMVHQGVQPQSLQIQPQVFSQNSSLSSRHSTSVVGAVSQHHGGASTHSLQPIAIPMSVANSVTQPAWPPPPTGPAQNQPVFLRNAPVQSWPTNGQMFLSPWQQGAAAMAQQPVIPETQPLTETWRRQYVPAAPVSWRASDDSGFVTTEPSPAMFHMDVGESSSFYDHVIERPQFGSSHYTPIMPVTPQHSLQQGKTWSSNLPLSSAHNTHNRLARKQAGHKTQTAFSSSLSPQKSKRVRGSSPPSTITQPTTISHGSVYKNTDNTKYRVPQVTKQEYTGEADIAMPDADTDVYNTKREPIVIADSPSPCPSVITISSDSEPETEVAPKSCEDKQCSACNDNALTHSCSLSSTNSVLSASPAEHRQNFGSSSSSYSSSLDVPKDQTLTKSQQRQNVVSCLTIQDTPEGSPVNTLTATPAGRSSTTKVAGQRSHNVIIAGYTNTQNANFVEPAKRRCHVAEQEKTLASSKQTIEKDLVASLKKEKPAHHCSDSAIAFINLPPLQVDTSFAEGSHSRKADKTAPSAALPLLQSSPMHHKSRPSTLNLNTQPPQSSSTASHRQQPRTSRVSDQASNNNQTSLHPRYAVTNAQATQELDRIRNAQVAVYTSPTIPLPPHCYATHTSPTHKPKTTHATLPGGTQYIYSYGSXPGMHSPMGAGHPSLSHQAPHVHYKSNIPGHIVPPTVLHSPTLPAHHGGYHPSQPGPHQFHHPQCTRPVYLQSPSGNIYSTYPLSPTKTRPYPYLYQGLAGE; encoded by the exons ATGACATCACATGACAATTCTCATTTTGGTTCTCAGACCAGTGCCTTCTGCTCTATCAAGAAACTTCGCATTGATAACTCCAACCGGATCAATAATAATGATGTGATTATCGCAAACCCtactcatcatcaccatcatcactcaTCCAGTACGCTCCACCATACAGTACCTCTTTTACCGTCCACGAGCACCACACGACATGATATATCGGCGCACTCTAACAGAGTCAATTCGCGCCACACACAGAACGTCATAAGAGCCTCGACTATAAAGCTTCTCGACACGTATCAAAAATGCGGACTCAAGAGAAAAAGCGAGGAATTGGATAACCACCATCCTCATCATGAGCGCCACCGCATTCAAGAGCGCACAATCATGCACCATGCATCAACAAGCAGTCGTGCCAACGCATCGACTAGCAGTCGTGCCAACGCATCGACTAGCAGTCGTACTAATGCGTCAACAAGTCGTGCACACGCCCACCATCACCAAAAACACATCCAGGTGAAATCGGTAAAATCAAGTAATAAACTAAACAACAACACATCAAATGCATCATCATCGAAAAAGTCATCAAAAAGCTCAAGTGGGGAAGGTGACTATCAGTTAGTCCAGCATGAAGTCTTGTGCTCTTTGACAAATAGGTATGAAGTTTTAGAATTTTTAGGTAGAGGAACATTTGGTCAGGTCGTCAAATGTTGGAAACGAGGGACTAACGAGATTGTGGCCATCAAGATTTTAAAGAACCACCCTTCCTATGCCAGGCAGGGTCAGATTGAGGTCGGCATCCTCGCAAGATTGAGTGCGGAGAATGCAGACGAGTTTAATTTTGTGCGAGCGTACGAGTGCTTTCAACACAAAAACCATACGTGCCTTGTGTTTGAGCTACTGGAGAAGAACTTGTATGATTTCCTGAAGCAGAGCAAGTTTCAGCCGCTGCCTCTGAAGCATATACGCCCTATATTACAGCAGGTGCTGGTGGCACTGCTGAAGCTTAAGACACTCGGACTGATCCATGCGGATCTGAAACCGGAGAACATTATGTTGTTAGATCCAGAAAGACAACCGT GGGTCAAAGTGATAGACTTTGGATCAGCTAGTCATGTTTCAAAGGCTGTTTGTTCTACGTATCTTCAATCAAGATACTACAG GGCCCCTGAAATCATCCTCGGATTGCCATTCTGTGAAGCTATAGACATGTGGTCGCTGGGATGCGTTGTGGCAGAGTTGTTTCTGGGATGGCCGCTGTACCCTGGGGCATCTGAATATGATCAG ATTCGTTACATATCTCAGACGCAAGGTTTACCAGCTGAGCATCTGCTGAGCGATGCCACAAAGACATCAAGATTCTTCAGGAGGGAGGTTGAATCTAACAACTACCCACTCTGGAGGCTCAAG aCACCAGAGGAACATGAGTCAGAGACAAAAATCAAGTCCAAGGAAGCAAGGAAATATATCTTTAACTGCTTGGATGATATCGCCGGGGTTAACTTCCCGACAGACCTCGAAGGCAGCGAATTACTAGCTGAAAAGGCCGATAG ACGTGAGTTTGTCGACTTGTTGAAGCGTATGCTGACCATCGATCCAGATAAGCGCATAGTACCCGTGGAGGCTCTCAACCACCATTTTGTTACGCTAAGTCATCTAGGCGAATATGCACACTGCAGAAA CATCAAAGCTTCTGTACGAAGCATGGAGGTGTGTAAGAGACCGGCCCAGATCTATGAGAACAATGGAGCAGCGATGCCTGCATCGTTTGCAGGTGTCATGCCACCATCAGCAGCTAGCAACCTAAATATTACATTCAACAATCACCTGAATGCAGCGCTTCAAAACCAG AGTGCTTCCCAGTCTCTAGCAAGATCACAAGCTCCAGAATTTCCCTTTCTACAGTACCATTTGCAATCTGGGCCGTACATCCCAATCCCTCCCCCTCAGATTGCACAGAGAGTGTCTCAAGGCTCACAGCAAAGGCCACAAGCCACTGCACAGTACCCAAGATCAGATCCATTTCAACAG TCCATACAGATGTACCCATTGCGTGTTGATAATAGTGTAGCTATGGTACACCAAGGAGTCCAGCCTCAGTCACTACAAATTCAACCTCAGGTGTTTTCACAG AATTCTTCCCTGAGTAGTCGACACAGTACGTCTGTAGTAGGTGCTGTTAGTCAACATCATGGTGGCGCCAGCACACACTCGCTACAACCAATCGCAATACCAATGTCAGTTGCTAATAGTGTTACACAGCCAGCATGGCCACCGCCTCCTACTGGACCGGCCCAAAACCAGCCAGTGTTTTTGAGG AATGCGCCAGTTCAGTCATGGCCAACCAATGGACAGATGTTTTTATCACCATGGCAACAAGGGGCAGCAGCCATGGCACAGCAGCCAGTCATTCCGGAGACCCAACCTCTTACAGAAACTTGGAGACGGCAGTATGTGCCAGCAGCTCCCGTGTCATGGCGGGCATCCGACGACTCTGGTTTTGTCACCACGGAACCGAGCCCGGCCATGTTTCACATGGACGTGGGCGAATCCTCGTCATTTTACGATCATGTAATAGAGCGCCCCCAGTTTGGATCTAGTCACTATACGCCCATAATGCCAGTAACACCGCAACATTCATTGCAGCAGGGTAAAACGTGGAGTTCAAACTTGCCACTGTCATCTGCACACAATACACATAACAGACTGGCAAGGAAGCAAGCAGGCCACAA GACTCAGACAGCTTTTAGTAGCAGTCTTTCGCCTCAGAAGAGCAAGCGTGTACGAGGTAGCTCTCCTCCATCGACCATCACCCAACCCACCACCATATCACATGGATCCGTCTACAAGAACACAGACAACACCAAATATAGGGTTCCTCAG GTTACCAAGCAAGAATATACGGGCGAAGCTGATATAGCTATGCCAGATGCGGATACAGATGTGTACAATACAAAGCGAGAACCCATTGTGATTGCGGACTCACCCAGTCCATGTCCTAGTGTTATCACAATAAGTAGTGACAGTGAACCAGAGACGGAGGTTGCACCTAAAAG CTGTGAGGACAAGCAGTGCTCAGCGTGTAATGACAACGCCCTCACACACTCATGTTCTTTGAGCAGTACAAACAGTGTGCTGAGTGCCAGTCCAGCAGAACACAGGCAGAATTTTGGTTCCTCGTCATCGTCTTACTCCTCTTCCTTGGATGTGCCCAAAGATCAGACTTTGACCAAGTCTCAGCAACGACAGAATGTTGTCAGTTGCCTCACCATTCAAGACACTCCTGAAGGAAGTCCGGTTAACACATTAACAGCTACACCAGCAGGACGATCATCGACGACAAAGgtagcaggtcaaaggtcacacaatgTTATCATCGCAGGATATACCAAcacacaaaatgctaattttgttgagCCGGCCAAGAGGAGGTGCCACGTAGCAGAGCAAGAAAAGACATTAGCA TCGTCGAAACAAACTATCGAGAAGGATTTAGTTGCGAGTTTGAAGAAAGAGAAACCGGCGCATCATTGCTCCGATTCGGCGATAGCATTCATCAATTTGCCCCCGCTGCAGGTGGACACATCATTTGCAGAAGGGTCGCATTCACGGAAAGCTGATAAAACTGCACCGTCTGCAGCATTACCGTTATTACAAAGTAGTCCTATGCACCATAAATCACGTCCAAGTACCTTAAACCTCAACACCCAACCTCCACAGAGCTCCTCCACAGCGTCTCATAGACAGCAACCCAGAACGAGTCGAGTGTCGGATCAGGCATCAAACAACAATCAAACCTCGTTACATCCTAGATACGCCGTAACCAATGCACAAGCTACGCAGGAGTTGGATAGAATCCGTAATGCACAAGTTGCTGTGTATACGTCCCCAACCATACCGTTACCACCGCACTGTTATGCCACGCATACAAGCCCAACTCACAAACCAAAGACTACCCATGCGACTTTGCCCGGTGGTACACAGTATATCTATTCTTATGGGT ACCCCGGTATGCACTCGCCTATGGGTGCAGGTCACCCATCTTTGTCCCATCAAGCACCCCATGTTCACTATAAAAGTAACATTCCAGGACATATTGTGCCCCCAACTGTACTACACTCGCCTACTCTCCCAGCACACCATGGGGGATACCACCCAAGTCAACCTGGGCCACATCAGTTTCATCACCCACAGTGTACTAGGCCTGTCTACTTGCAATCCCCATCGGGGAACATCTATAGCACATATCCTCTTAGCCCCACCAAAACCAGACCGTATCCCTATCTTTATCAGGGATTGGCAGGGGAATGA